CTGCACCAGTCCTCATACTTTATTATATTAAAAGACGCCTCAGCATGGCGCCCAAAGCGTCTTGGAAGGATAGTTCTTTTATAGGTGCTGCTAAGCACCTTGGATAAAAGTATCATGTGGCTAAGACGCGCACAATTACATCTGAGAGCAAAACGAGTATTTGGTATGGAGAAGGAAGGGATTTGAACCCCCGCATCGAGAAATCGACCTACCATGTGTTATGTATAGCGTACAGACAAATGGCCTCTTAAACCAGACTTGAGTACTTCCCCGGATTCATAATGAATCATTGATTTTGTTATCTATTTGATAACACAGAACAGACTAGTCTCAATGATTTAAACCAAACTTAAAGACAAATAAAATCAAAATAAAAGTACCCGGATCTCTCCAAGCACTAACGACTGAATATAGGGTTTCTAAAATCTGTCGTGGACAGTAAACGGGTCAATATGGGCAATGACTCAAAGCATCGTTGAATTCGGATTTTAAAGTCAAAAGCTCTCTTGCATCGATATTTTTTATAAAGACCCGCCCTGGACACGCTTCACCGGCACAATATCGATGCTTCTCATATTTTTTAGATCATGCTGGATGCTGTGATACAAATTAATACCGGCTTTTCTCCCTATATCCAGAGGACTCTGTTCAATCAAGTCGATACCATTATCAACGAATTGAGACCAGTTCCAATCATCGAAACTTAGTAGTCCGACATCTCGGGGAAAAGCTAAATTAAATCTTTTGCAGAAAGCGAGTACTTTGAACAAGAGTGGGCCCATTAGTGTCACAAGTGCAGTTTGGTAACTACCGCTTTGGATCATTTGATATAAATTATCTTCGAACCAGTTATCCGTATGACCAGCAACGTTTATCGTCTCTACGTAGATGTTCTTTTTTTTAGCTGTGTCCACAAAGCCATTAATTCTTGGGGTTTGAGCAGAAATCACTTTTATATTGCAAATTAAAATAATTCTTTTATAATTTCTTTGATCCAATTCCAGAACCATTTCCGAACTGGCAATGTAGTTATTTGTTATAACTTTGTTTATTGTAGCTGGCTGTCTATCGGTCTCTCGATCAACCATCACAAGCGGGGTACCAGAATCGATAATATTTTGATAGGAGCTAAATTTTTTTTGACTCGGCTGAATAATGAATCCGTCTACTCGTTGGGAGAGCAAACGGTCAATTCCGCGTTGCTCCTCTTTGCCAGAATTATTTGCATTTAAAAGCAGCACGCTATACTCGAAGGGCTGAAAG
The Oenococcus kitaharae DSM 17330 DNA segment above includes these coding regions:
- a CDS encoding LacI family DNA-binding transcriptional regulator — protein: MKHVNIFDVAKETGVSATTVSRFLNGDFNKMSVATKEKIENTIKRLNYRPFSSARDLRTKNTKTIGVIVGNTSNIFSSLLFTGIYEIFQPFEYSVLLLNANNSGKEEQRGIDRLLSQRVDGFIIQPSQKKFSSYQNIIDSGTPLVMVDRETDRQPATINKVITNNYIASSEMVLELDQRNYKRIILICNIKVISAQTPRINGFVDTAKKKNIYVETINVAGHTDNWFEDNLYQMIQSGSYQTALVTLMGPLLFKVLAFCKRFNLAFPRDVGLLSFDDWNWSQFVDNGIDLIEQSPLDIGRKAGINLYHSIQHDLKNMRSIDIVPVKRVQGGSL